From Streptomyces sp. NBC_00690, a single genomic window includes:
- a CDS encoding chorismate mutase, whose protein sequence is MTTRDIDENVRAELDRLRGSIDNIDAALVYMLAERFKCTQQVGHLKAHHQLPAADPARESRQIERLRSLSEDARLDPAFAEKLLNFIIAEVIRHHETIAANPGGAHQP, encoded by the coding sequence ATGACGACCAGGGACATCGACGAGAACGTACGGGCCGAGCTGGATCGGCTGCGCGGAAGCATCGACAACATCGACGCCGCCCTCGTCTATATGCTCGCCGAGCGCTTCAAGTGCACCCAGCAGGTCGGTCATCTCAAGGCGCACCACCAACTCCCGGCCGCTGACCCGGCGCGCGAGTCCCGCCAGATCGAGCGGCTGCGCAGCCTCTCGGAGGATGCCCGGCTCGACCCGGCGTTCGCGGAGAAGTTGCTCAACTTCATCATCGCCGAGGTGATCCGTCACCATGAGACGATCGCGGCCAACCCGGGCGGCGCGCACCAGCCCTAG
- a CDS encoding helix-turn-helix domain-containing protein, with the protein MYHTWMRYFTPGAVHRRLGLVCLGVGLQHGSLPTVGPRTLDHHVAVVISSGSGWFRAPDGQRLAVTAPALIWITPGVPHHYGPDPGGWDESFVDFDGPATDTYTELGYIDPDLPVVPLSDAAGPRAAIGRIARAARRGNPLLEVETAAAVHELLVALRRARADTSPAGDPVLTALARDAFQPLSVAEHAARHGMTPAELRTAVRRGAGCSPKDYLLSIRLRRARELLAATELSVASIARRVGYEDPAYFSRLFTRRVGTAPVRFREQQGRSVPGGWSDRIPDPEHPPTISTRST; encoded by the coding sequence ATGTATCACACCTGGATGCGTTACTTCACCCCAGGTGCGGTCCATCGTCGGCTCGGTCTGGTCTGCCTCGGTGTCGGTCTACAACACGGCAGCCTTCCGACCGTGGGGCCGCGCACGCTGGACCACCATGTGGCCGTGGTGATCAGCTCGGGGAGCGGCTGGTTCCGCGCGCCCGACGGGCAGCGCCTCGCCGTCACCGCACCCGCCCTGATCTGGATCACCCCCGGCGTCCCCCACCACTACGGACCCGACCCCGGCGGCTGGGACGAGAGCTTCGTCGACTTCGACGGCCCCGCGACCGACACGTACACCGAACTCGGCTACATCGACCCTGACCTGCCCGTGGTCCCGCTCTCGGACGCGGCGGGACCACGCGCCGCGATCGGCCGGATCGCCCGGGCCGCCCGCCGGGGAAACCCCCTCCTGGAGGTCGAAACCGCGGCTGCCGTCCATGAACTCCTCGTCGCCCTGCGCCGCGCCCGCGCCGACACCAGCCCCGCAGGCGACCCCGTGCTCACCGCGCTGGCCCGGGACGCCTTCCAACCCCTGTCCGTCGCCGAGCACGCCGCCCGGCACGGGATGACCCCGGCCGAACTGCGCACCGCCGTGCGCCGGGGCGCGGGATGCAGCCCCAAGGACTATCTGCTCTCCATCCGACTGAGACGGGCCCGAGAGCTCCTCGCCGCCACCGAACTCTCCGTCGCATCCATCGCCCGCCGCGTCGGCTACGAGGACCCCGCGTACTTCTCCCGGCTGTTCACCCGGCGTGTGGGCACCGCGCCCGTCCGCTTCCGTGAGCAGCAGGGACGTTCCGTACCGGGGGGCTGGAGCGACCGCATCCCAGACCCTGAACACCCGCCCACCATCAGCACCCGGTCCACGTAA
- a CDS encoding glycoside hydrolase family 35 protein, with protein MAEFGVGETDFLLDGRPVRLLSGALHYFRVHEGQWDHRLAMLRAMGLNCVETYVPWNLHEPARGEYTDVEALGRFLDAAQKAGLWAIVRPGPYICAEWENGGLPMWLTGLVGRRVRTDDAEYLAAVDGWFTTLLPQVVERQIDRGGPVIMVQAENEYGSYGSDHGYLRHVADVLRDCGVSVPLFTSDGPEDHMLTGGSLPDVLATVNFGSGAMDAFAALRRHRPTGPLMCMEFWCGWFAHWGDECVTRDAAQAAKELREILELGGSVNLYMAHGGTNFAGWAGANRAGTLHDGLLEPTVTSYDYDAPIDESGRPTAKFWAFREVFAEYAEEPLPEVPPAPPLLGTGLDVRPADWSPLDAVLDAVGDPETMTPTPPTFEELGVDRGLVRYRVRVPGPRRPYPLRASGLRDRAVVYVDGVRTGVLSEDHETLPDLVPGPAEVDFWVESQGRVNYGPRLGEPKGITGGVLHERQYLHGVRARGLRLASFTPEAVESVSFLPAESGGPGLYRASVEIEAPGDARVELPGWTRGFLWVNGFCLGRYWWVGPQQGLFLPGSVLRQGTNDIWVLELEEAGAGITLR; from the coding sequence GTGGCTGAATTCGGCGTGGGTGAGACGGACTTTCTGCTCGATGGACGGCCGGTGCGGCTGCTCTCGGGCGCGCTGCACTACTTCCGAGTACACGAGGGGCAGTGGGACCACCGGTTGGCGATGCTCCGCGCGATGGGCCTGAACTGCGTGGAGACGTACGTTCCGTGGAATCTCCACGAGCCCGCCCGCGGCGAGTACACGGATGTGGAGGCGCTGGGCCGGTTCCTCGATGCCGCACAGAAGGCGGGTCTGTGGGCGATCGTGCGCCCGGGGCCGTACATCTGCGCCGAGTGGGAGAACGGCGGATTGCCGATGTGGCTGACCGGACTGGTCGGCCGACGGGTGCGCACCGACGACGCCGAATACCTGGCGGCCGTGGACGGTTGGTTCACCACACTCCTCCCCCAGGTCGTGGAGCGCCAGATCGACCGCGGCGGCCCGGTGATCATGGTCCAGGCGGAGAACGAGTACGGGAGCTACGGCAGCGACCACGGCTATCTGCGGCACGTGGCGGACGTCCTGCGCGACTGCGGGGTGAGCGTCCCGCTGTTCACGTCGGACGGGCCCGAGGACCACATGCTCACCGGCGGTTCGCTGCCGGACGTGCTCGCCACCGTCAACTTCGGGTCGGGCGCCATGGACGCCTTCGCCGCCCTGCGCCGCCACCGGCCGACGGGACCGCTGATGTGCATGGAGTTCTGGTGCGGCTGGTTCGCCCACTGGGGCGACGAGTGCGTGACCCGGGACGCGGCGCAGGCAGCGAAGGAACTCCGCGAGATCCTGGAGCTGGGCGGCTCGGTCAACCTCTACATGGCGCACGGCGGTACCAACTTCGCCGGCTGGGCGGGCGCCAACCGGGCCGGCACCCTGCACGACGGACTGTTGGAACCGACGGTGACGTCCTACGACTACGACGCACCGATCGACGAGTCGGGACGTCCGACGGCGAAGTTCTGGGCCTTCCGGGAGGTCTTCGCCGAATACGCCGAGGAGCCGCTACCCGAGGTCCCGCCCGCTCCCCCGCTCCTGGGCACGGGTCTCGATGTGCGTCCGGCCGACTGGTCACCGCTCGATGCCGTCCTGGACGCGGTCGGCGACCCGGAGACGATGACCCCGACCCCGCCGACGTTCGAGGAGTTGGGCGTGGACCGCGGCCTGGTCCGCTACCGGGTCCGGGTACCTGGTCCGCGCCGACCGTATCCGCTGCGCGCCTCCGGGCTGCGCGACCGGGCGGTGGTGTACGTGGACGGCGTACGGACCGGGGTCCTCAGCGAGGACCACGAAACCCTCCCCGACCTGGTCCCGGGCCCTGCCGAGGTGGACTTCTGGGTGGAGTCGCAGGGCCGGGTCAACTACGGTCCGCGCCTGGGCGAACCGAAGGGCATCACGGGTGGCGTGCTGCACGAGCGCCAGTATCTGCACGGTGTACGGGCACGGGGTCTACGGCTGGCTTCGTTCACCCCGGAAGCGGTTGAGAGTGTGTCGTTCCTGCCCGCGGAATCGGGCGGGCCGGGCCTGTACCGCGCCTCGGTGGAGATCGAGGCGCCCGGGGACGCCCGGGTCGAACTGCCCGGGTGGACCCGGGGCTTCCTCTGGGTAAACGGCTTCTGCCTGGGCCGGTACTGGTGGGTCGGCCCCCAACAGGGCCTGTTCCTGCCGGGGTCGGTGCTCAGACAGGGCACGAACGACATCTGGGTCCTGGAGCTGGAGGAGGCGGGGGCAGGAATCACCCTGCGCTGA
- a CDS encoding DUF397 domain-containing protein, which produces MTTVPESSVLTGWRKSSYSNGDGAACVEVAHLHVGLLPVRDSKNPHGPALLIPAHAWADFIDEIKARPGL; this is translated from the coding sequence ATGACGACCGTTCCTGAGTCCTCAGTGCTCACCGGCTGGCGCAAGTCCAGCTATAGCAATGGGGACGGCGCTGCCTGCGTCGAGGTGGCACATCTCCACGTCGGCCTGTTGCCGGTGAGGGACAGCAAGAACCCCCATGGCCCTGCTCTCCTCATTCCCGCTCACGCGTGGGCCGACTTCATAGACGAGATCAAGGCCCGCCCGGGCCTGTGA
- a CDS encoding ATP-binding protein, which translates to MSETCGSAFTLSRWRPTPRSVGQARTEFREVLNGWGLAPIEQAALIVLSELLTNAVRHARVPGRDIETRYLPLWRGVRIEVHDASEVRPRLTVPAVDATGGRGLPLVAALSDAWGVASRTGPGKIVWAELTLPELSSG; encoded by the coding sequence ATGAGCGAGACCTGTGGCAGCGCCTTCACCTTGTCCCGATGGCGGCCGACTCCCCGTAGCGTCGGGCAGGCCAGGACCGAATTCCGGGAAGTCCTCAACGGCTGGGGACTCGCCCCCATCGAACAGGCCGCGCTGATCGTGCTCTCGGAGTTGCTGACCAATGCCGTGCGGCACGCACGCGTACCCGGGCGGGACATCGAGACCCGCTATCTGCCGCTCTGGCGCGGGGTGCGGATCGAAGTGCATGACGCTTCCGAGGTACGGCCGCGGCTGACCGTACCCGCGGTGGATGCGACAGGAGGCAGGGGGCTTCCGCTGGTGGCGGCTCTCTCCGATGCCTGGGGCGTCGCCTCGCGCACTGGCCCCGGGAAGATCGTCTGGGCCGAGCTGACCCTCCCGGAGCTGTCCAGCGGATGA
- a CDS encoding TetR/AcrR family transcriptional regulator: MTSTPRAKVRRKSAEDRRAEIVAAASALALSEGLEHITLRSVADRLGVAGSLVSHYFPSVDSLLAEAFTAAAVAESREIDAVVETAELPVDRLLALLRFHTAGDRDRMNLLWLDAWRLGRKRPALHSAVAARMGADVEQLAGLIDEGIESGDFTSADPRVSASRILAVLDGLSVQAAMRKAVNYGTVEELVFIVAERELGLPVGAFTS; this comes from the coding sequence GTGACGTCAACCCCTAGAGCCAAAGTCCGTCGGAAGTCCGCCGAAGACCGGCGCGCGGAGATCGTGGCCGCAGCCTCGGCCCTGGCCCTGAGCGAGGGGCTGGAACACATCACGCTCCGGAGCGTCGCCGACCGGCTGGGGGTGGCAGGCAGCCTGGTCAGCCACTACTTCCCCTCGGTTGACAGCCTGCTCGCCGAAGCGTTCACGGCAGCCGCCGTGGCGGAGAGCCGCGAGATCGACGCCGTCGTCGAGACGGCGGAGCTACCGGTCGACCGGCTGCTCGCCCTGCTGCGGTTCCACACCGCCGGAGATCGCGACCGGATGAACCTGCTCTGGCTGGATGCCTGGAGGCTGGGCCGCAAACGGCCCGCACTGCACAGCGCGGTCGCCGCCCGGATGGGTGCGGACGTCGAGCAACTGGCCGGCCTGATCGACGAGGGCATCGAATCCGGCGACTTCACCTCGGCCGACCCCCGGGTCAGCGCCTCGCGCATCCTCGCCGTACTCGACGGGCTCAGCGTCCAGGCCGCCATGCGCAAGGCCGTCAACTACGGCACGGTCGAAGAACTCGTCTTCATCGTCGCGGAACGCGAACTCGGCCTGCCGGTGGGGGCTTTCACCTCGTAG
- a CDS encoding purine-cytosine permease family protein yields the protein MSIAEQTDPERTSASAFGRIESRGIDRIPDDERHGHPRELIRIWAFASVNYLYIILGGLLIVFGLTVWQGLAVVVVGNLFWAAIGLLATSGPVSGTPSGVITRAMFGTLGNRVIVGLFSWPSFIAYGAINLSVGGLAAFAFTEQVGMAAQRPVQIVIVLLIAALTLTISVYGYGTILKVSGAITTALALCMAVLAGYVLTEADWNYAPDPESALSGGALWAVITAGIALTASSPLSWAISPDYARYLPADTSRKAVATWTALGGFIPAVLLGSVGVLAGSVVDMADAQKSLATILPGWFYPVFLLVIVIGSITNNVITLYSSGLCLQSVGLRLPRMATVLLCGLLGTAIACYALFISDFTDALSNILELSVAFAGPWIAIIASDLLMRHNRYDGVELHDESPQGPYWFSGGTNWAGCTALVAGTTVGALCMNTTLFTGPIASALGGADLTFVFGPIVAASLYLVLVKTLYPAQYAVARNRTVPLDRAVTTSTTGKEN from the coding sequence ATGTCCATAGCCGAGCAGACCGACCCGGAGAGAACGAGCGCCAGCGCGTTCGGAAGGATCGAAAGCCGCGGCATCGACCGCATCCCCGACGACGAACGCCACGGCCACCCCCGCGAGTTGATCCGCATCTGGGCCTTCGCCAGCGTCAACTACCTGTACATCATCCTCGGCGGCCTGCTGATCGTCTTCGGACTGACCGTGTGGCAGGGCCTCGCCGTGGTCGTCGTGGGCAATCTGTTCTGGGCGGCCATCGGCCTGCTCGCGACCAGCGGCCCGGTGTCCGGGACGCCCAGCGGGGTCATCACCCGAGCCATGTTCGGGACCCTGGGCAACCGCGTCATCGTCGGGCTGTTCAGCTGGCCCAGCTTCATCGCGTACGGCGCCATCAACCTCTCGGTCGGAGGGCTCGCCGCCTTCGCCTTCACCGAGCAGGTGGGCATGGCCGCCCAGCGGCCCGTACAGATCGTGATCGTGCTGCTGATCGCCGCCCTCACCCTGACGATCAGCGTCTACGGGTACGGCACCATCCTCAAGGTGAGCGGCGCGATCACCACCGCACTCGCGCTGTGCATGGCGGTCCTCGCGGGCTATGTCCTCACCGAAGCCGACTGGAACTACGCCCCCGATCCGGAGTCCGCGCTGTCCGGCGGTGCACTCTGGGCCGTGATCACCGCCGGCATCGCGCTCACCGCCTCCTCGCCCCTGTCATGGGCCATCAGCCCCGACTACGCCCGCTATCTGCCCGCGGACACCTCCCGCAAGGCCGTCGCCACCTGGACCGCGCTCGGCGGATTCATCCCGGCCGTCCTGCTCGGGTCGGTGGGCGTGCTGGCCGGCAGCGTCGTCGACATGGCCGACGCCCAGAAGTCGCTGGCCACGATCCTGCCGGGCTGGTTCTATCCGGTCTTCCTGCTGGTGATCGTCATCGGCTCGATCACCAACAACGTGATCACTCTCTACAGTTCGGGTCTCTGTCTCCAGTCGGTCGGGCTGCGGCTGCCCCGCATGGCCACCGTCCTGCTGTGCGGTCTGCTCGGTACCGCGATCGCCTGCTACGCGCTGTTCATCTCCGACTTCACCGACGCCCTGAGCAACATCCTCGAACTGTCCGTCGCCTTCGCCGGTCCATGGATCGCGATCATCGCCTCCGACCTGCTGATGCGGCACAACCGCTATGACGGTGTGGAGTTGCACGACGAGTCCCCACAAGGGCCGTACTGGTTCTCCGGCGGTACCAACTGGGCGGGCTGTACGGCGCTGGTGGCCGGCACCACCGTCGGGGCCCTGTGCATGAACACCACGCTGTTCACCGGGCCCATCGCCTCGGCCCTCGGTGGCGCCGACCTCACCTTCGTCTTCGGGCCGATCGTCGCCGCCTCCCTCTACCTCGTACTGGTCAAGACCCTCTACCCCGCGCAGTACGCCGTCGCCCGCAACCGGACCGTCCCCCTGGACCGCGCGGTCACGACAAGCACCACCGGCAAGGAGAACTGA
- a CDS encoding MBL fold metallo-hydrolase — translation MSAPTALPVADRWYTVTPVDESLTLIQEPHVDPLLSANTWHLRGTRHDLLIDAGLGVASLRDALPDLFGEREPVVVLTHAHLDHMGSAHEFAECWAHPAEPVDTPGRGSLLARVLNDTLGGDPDAAAKLPPVLINALPTADYDPLAYRLRPVSITRQLEEGDTIDLGDRQLRVLHLPGHTPGSIGLYDEGRRILFSGDVLYDDELLDTLEGSDIGQYIATMRRLRRLDVDLVHAGHGASFGAERMREIIDAYLLFRGGQAPPEAQ, via the coding sequence ATGTCCGCCCCCACCGCGCTGCCTGTCGCCGACCGCTGGTACACCGTCACCCCTGTCGACGAGTCGCTGACACTGATCCAAGAGCCCCATGTGGACCCGCTGCTCAGCGCCAACACCTGGCATCTGCGCGGCACCCGCCACGATCTGCTCATCGACGCCGGACTCGGGGTCGCCTCCCTGCGGGACGCACTGCCGGACCTCTTCGGCGAGCGCGAGCCGGTCGTCGTCCTCACCCACGCCCATCTCGACCACATGGGCTCGGCCCATGAGTTCGCCGAGTGCTGGGCCCACCCGGCCGAGCCGGTCGACACACCCGGCCGCGGCTCCCTCCTCGCCCGCGTACTGAACGACACCCTCGGCGGCGATCCCGACGCAGCCGCGAAACTCCCTCCGGTGCTGATCAACGCCCTGCCCACCGCGGACTACGACCCACTCGCCTATCGACTGCGTCCGGTCTCGATCACCCGGCAGTTGGAGGAGGGCGACACCATCGATCTGGGCGACCGACAGTTGCGCGTACTCCATCTGCCCGGTCACACACCCGGAAGCATCGGTCTGTACGACGAGGGCCGGCGCATCCTCTTCTCCGGCGACGTCCTCTACGACGACGAACTCCTCGACACGCTGGAGGGCTCCGACATCGGCCAGTACATCGCGACCATGAGGAGACTGCGCCGGCTCGACGTCGACCTTGTCCACGCCGGTCACGGGGCGAGCTTCGGGGCCGAGCGGATGCGCGAGATCATCGACGCGTATCTGCTGTTCCGCGGTGGACAGGCGCCCCCGGAGGCGCAGTGA
- a CDS encoding endo-alpha-N-acetylgalactosaminidase family protein — translation MYAEDRGPSRRTVVAATALAGAGAALGTSGTASASPTGPAETVLRSAELDVTVDSGFPRILAYTHRESGARLYGQEDPITSVLIDSVARTPERVTARARRDRVSYTLGFGPTEIDVEIRVDGWQVHWRVTRIEDSGALPVGTLQIPDLALLSVRSDQPGAVLHAARIHLDKAASADTLVRLTPQTPAESRATGCAYAVVAHDRLGGAIETNTVWDKPTSAAGTTWENGRLWRQTLVRDGYVKAQLVPGQWTHRAATAPADATEPLPYATVVITRDRGGDGIVDWQDAAIAFRDIMVTPLGADEQHLRVVPHIPFNFASQATNPFLATLDQVKRISLATDGLRQYTLLKGYQSEGHDSAHPDYAGNHNQRAGGLTDLNTLLREGQKWNSDFGVHVNATESYPVANAFSETLVDKTDEQWDWLDQSYRIDQRRDLVSGDIVRRFAALRAETHPALNMLYIDVFRESGWTSDRLQRALRDQGWQITTEWGHGLERSALWAHWATEIDYGPDTSRGINSRLIRFIRNHQKDVFADKWPTLLGIPRTSNFEGWVGKIDWPAFYELIWTHSLPAKYLQAHPIKRWDDHEITFFGPTSVSDADGMRKITTDGRLVYSGGTYLLPWEPRRATDPTKLYHYNPAGGTSEWRLPRGWQRRSRVALYRLTDQGREHIEDLRVRSGGRITIDAEPGQPYVVHRTRLPAQPDPDWGQATPLHDPGFTSGTLDGWRTTGPASVALSAIGDYELVIAAGAAATVSQRLTRLKPGSYAASVQVEIGATAGDRRRASLEVRTSDGVRAENWTDISTAVNYVAADRKHGTRFQRMFTHFTVPEGGGPITLTLRAAAGAARVRFDNVRIVAARPTRKPGTVAYEDFENVPQGWGVFVKGDAGGATDPRTHIAQRHAPFTQRGWNGKAIDDVIDGTESLKSRGENEGLVYRTVQHLVRFEPGKHYRVEFRYENEKAGEYAWITGVDTRELDRAPLPVATEPTLWSHEFTAPDEGEAWVGLRKIGGAWGSEFVLDAFEVREV, via the coding sequence GTGTACGCAGAAGATCGCGGGCCCAGTCGTAGAACCGTGGTGGCCGCCACCGCCCTCGCCGGAGCCGGCGCGGCCCTCGGCACCTCGGGCACCGCGTCCGCCTCCCCGACCGGACCCGCTGAAACTGTTCTGCGCTCCGCCGAACTCGACGTCACCGTGGACAGCGGCTTCCCGCGCATCCTGGCGTACACCCACCGTGAGTCCGGCGCCCGGCTGTACGGCCAGGAAGACCCGATCACCTCCGTACTGATCGACTCGGTGGCCCGCACCCCGGAGCGGGTCACCGCCCGCGCCCGCCGCGACCGCGTCTCCTACACCCTCGGCTTCGGCCCCACCGAGATCGACGTGGAGATCCGTGTCGACGGCTGGCAGGTCCACTGGCGCGTCACCCGCATCGAGGACAGCGGCGCACTGCCCGTGGGCACCCTGCAGATACCGGACCTCGCACTGCTCTCCGTCCGCAGCGACCAGCCCGGCGCCGTTCTCCACGCCGCCCGCATCCACCTCGACAAGGCCGCCAGCGCAGACACCCTCGTCCGGCTCACACCCCAGACCCCCGCGGAGAGCCGGGCCACCGGCTGCGCGTACGCCGTCGTCGCCCATGACCGGCTCGGCGGTGCCATCGAGACCAACACCGTCTGGGACAAGCCCACCAGCGCGGCCGGCACCACCTGGGAGAACGGCCGGCTCTGGCGCCAGACACTGGTCCGCGACGGCTATGTGAAAGCCCAACTCGTCCCCGGCCAGTGGACCCATCGCGCGGCCACCGCACCCGCCGACGCCACCGAACCCCTTCCGTACGCCACCGTCGTCATCACCCGTGACCGCGGCGGCGACGGCATCGTCGACTGGCAGGACGCCGCGATCGCCTTCCGGGACATCATGGTCACCCCGCTCGGTGCCGACGAACAGCATCTGCGCGTGGTGCCCCACATCCCCTTCAACTTCGCCTCCCAGGCGACCAACCCCTTCCTCGCCACCCTCGACCAGGTGAAACGCATCTCCCTGGCGACGGACGGGCTGCGGCAGTACACCCTCCTCAAGGGCTACCAGTCGGAGGGCCACGACTCCGCCCACCCCGACTACGCCGGCAACCACAACCAGCGCGCGGGTGGACTCACCGACCTCAACACCCTGCTGCGCGAGGGGCAGAAGTGGAACAGCGACTTCGGTGTGCACGTGAACGCCACCGAGTCCTATCCGGTCGCCAACGCCTTCTCCGAGACGCTCGTCGACAAGACCGACGAACAGTGGGACTGGCTGGACCAGTCGTACCGCATCGACCAGCGGCGCGACCTGGTCAGCGGTGACATCGTCCGGCGCTTCGCCGCCCTGCGCGCCGAAACCCACCCCGCGTTGAACATGCTGTACATCGATGTCTTCCGCGAATCCGGCTGGACCTCCGACCGACTCCAGCGCGCCCTGCGCGACCAGGGTTGGCAGATCACCACCGAGTGGGGCCACGGCCTGGAACGCTCGGCGCTGTGGGCGCACTGGGCGACCGAGATCGACTACGGCCCCGACACCTCCCGCGGCATCAACTCTCGACTGATCCGCTTCATCCGCAACCACCAGAAGGATGTCTTCGCCGACAAGTGGCCCACCCTGCTGGGCATTCCCCGCACCAGCAACTTCGAAGGCTGGGTCGGCAAGATCGACTGGCCCGCCTTCTACGAGCTGATCTGGACCCACTCCCTGCCCGCGAAGTACCTCCAGGCGCACCCCATCAAGCGGTGGGACGACCACGAGATCACCTTCTTCGGCCCCACCTCGGTCTCCGACGCTGACGGCATGCGCAAGATCACCACGGACGGCCGTCTGGTCTACAGCGGCGGAACGTATCTTCTCCCCTGGGAGCCGCGCCGGGCCACCGACCCCACCAAGCTCTACCACTACAACCCCGCGGGCGGCACCAGCGAATGGCGTCTACCCCGCGGCTGGCAGCGCCGCTCCCGCGTGGCGCTCTACCGCCTCACCGACCAGGGCCGCGAGCACATCGAGGACCTACGCGTGCGCAGTGGCGGCCGGATCACCATCGACGCCGAGCCGGGACAGCCGTACGTCGTCCACCGCACCCGACTGCCCGCGCAGCCCGATCCCGACTGGGGCCAGGCGACCCCCCTCCACGACCCCGGGTTCACCTCGGGGACCCTCGACGGTTGGCGGACCACCGGCCCTGCTTCGGTCGCCCTGAGCGCGATCGGGGACTACGAACTGGTGATCGCGGCCGGTGCAGCAGCGACCGTCAGCCAGCGTCTGACCCGGCTGAAGCCCGGCAGCTACGCGGCCTCGGTGCAGGTCGAGATCGGTGCGACCGCCGGCGACCGTCGCCGCGCCAGCCTGGAGGTGCGTACGTCCGACGGGGTGCGGGCCGAGAACTGGACCGACATTTCCACGGCCGTCAACTACGTGGCGGCGGACCGCAAGCACGGCACGCGGTTCCAGCGGATGTTCACCCACTTCACGGTCCCCGAGGGCGGCGGCCCCATCACCCTCACCCTGCGCGCTGCTGCCGGTGCCGCCCGCGTCCGCTTCGACAACGTCCGCATCGTCGCCGCCCGCCCCACCCGCAAACCGGGCACGGTGGCGTACGAGGACTTCGAGAATGTGCCCCAGGGCTGGGGCGTCTTCGTCAAGGGCGACGCGGGCGGCGCCACCGACCCACGCACCCACATCGCCCAACGCCACGCCCCCTTCACCCAGCGGGGCTGGAACGGCAAGGCGATCGACGACGTCATCGACGGCACCGAGTCCCTGAAGTCCCGCGGGGAGAACGAGGGCCTGGTCTACCGCACGGTCCAGCACCTGGTGCGCTTCGAGCCGGGCAAGCACTACCGGGTGGAGTTCCGGTACGAGAACGAGAAGGCGGGGGAGTACGCCTGGATCACCGGCGTCGACACCCGCGAACTCGACCGCGCCCCGCTCCCGGTGGCCACCGAACCCACCCTGTGGAGCCATGAGTTCACCGCACCCGACGAGGGCGAGGCATGGGTGGGGCTGCGGAAGATCGGAGGCGCCTGGGGATCGGAGTTCGTCCTGGACGCCTTCGAGGTACGGGAGGTCTAG
- a CDS encoding S1 family peptidase codes for MKLLRTLKRCAATGAVLLAAVSLQPSTASAAAPPVVGGTRAAQGEFPFMVRLSMGCGGSLISPQVVLTAAHCVNGSGPNTTITATAGVVDLQSTSAIKVRSTKVLQAPGYNGTGKDWALVKLAQPINLPTLKLAETATYNTGTFTIAGWGAAREGGPQQRYQLKAQVPFVSDANCQRSYPSLVAREEICAGYTSGGTDTCQGDSGGPMFRRDNANAWVQVGIVSWGQGCARPNYPGVYTEVSHFAATIKSAAATL; via the coding sequence TTGAAGCTTCTGCGTACCCTCAAGAGATGCGCTGCGACCGGCGCCGTCCTCCTCGCCGCCGTCAGCCTCCAGCCCAGCACCGCATCCGCCGCCGCCCCACCCGTCGTCGGCGGCACCCGCGCCGCCCAGGGTGAATTCCCCTTCATGGTGCGGCTCTCCATGGGCTGTGGCGGATCCCTGATCAGCCCGCAGGTCGTGCTGACCGCCGCCCACTGTGTGAACGGCTCCGGACCCAACACCACCATCACCGCCACCGCGGGCGTCGTCGACCTCCAGAGCACCAGCGCGATCAAGGTCCGCTCCACCAAGGTCCTCCAGGCGCCCGGCTACAACGGCACGGGCAAGGACTGGGCCCTGGTCAAGCTGGCCCAGCCGATCAACCTGCCCACCCTCAAGCTCGCCGAGACCGCCACGTACAACACCGGCACCTTCACCATCGCCGGCTGGGGCGCGGCCCGTGAAGGCGGTCCGCAGCAGCGCTACCAGCTCAAGGCCCAGGTCCCGTTCGTCTCCGACGCCAACTGCCAGCGCTCCTACCCGAGCCTGGTCGCCCGCGAGGAGATCTGCGCCGGATACACCTCGGGCGGCACCGACACCTGCCAGGGTGACTCCGGCGGCCCCATGTTCCGCCGCGACAACGCCAACGCCTGGGTGCAGGTCGGCATAGTCAGCTGGGGCCAGGGCTGCGCACGGCCCAACTATCCCGGCGTCTACACCGAGGTCTCCCACTTCGCCGCCACGATCAAGTCGGCCGCGGCAACCCTCTAG